One window from the genome of Cricetulus griseus strain 17A/GY chromosome 2, alternate assembly CriGri-PICRH-1.0, whole genome shotgun sequence encodes:
- the Fzd7 gene encoding frizzled-7 isoform X2, producing the protein MRGPGTAASHSPLGLCALLLALLGALPAGTRAQPYHGEKGISVPDHGFCQPISIPLCTDIAYNQTILPNLLGHTNQEDAGLEVHQFYPLVKVQCSPELRFFLCSMYAPVCTVLDQAIPPCRSLCERARQGCEALMNKFGFQWPERLRCENFPVHGAGEICVGQNTSDGSGGAGGSPTAYPTAPYLPDPPFTAMPPSDGRGRWSFPFSCPRQLKVPPYLGYRFLGERDCGAPCEPGRANGLMYFKEEERRFARLWVGVWSVLCCASTLFTVLTYLVDMRRFSYPERPIIFLSGCYFMVAVAHVAGFLLEDRAVCVERFSDDGYRTVAQGTKKEGCTILFMVLYFFGMASSIWWVILSLTWFLAAGMKWGHEAIEANSQYFHLAAWAVPAVKTITILAMGQVDGDLLSGVCYVGLSSVDALRGFVLAPLFVYLFIGTSFLLAGFVSLFRIRTIMKHDGTKTEKLEKLMVRIGVFSVLYTVPATIVLACYFYEQAFREHWERTWLLQTCKSYAVPCPPGHFPPMSPDFTVFMIKYLMTMIVGITTGFWIWSGKTLQSWRRFYHRLSHSSKGETAV; encoded by the coding sequence ATGCGGGGCCCCGGCACTGCGGCGTCGCACTCGCCCCTGGGCCTGTGCGCCCTGCTGCTGGCGCTTCTGGGCGCGCTGCCTGCGGGCACCCGGGCTCAGCCGTACCACGGCGAGAAGGGCATCTCGGTACCGGACCACGGCTTCTGCCAGCCCATCTCCATCCCGTTGTGCACGGATATCGCCTACAACCAGACCATCTTGCCCAACCTGCTGGGCCACACGAACCAAGAGGACGCCGGCCTCGAGGTGCACCAGTTCTACCCGCTGGTGAAGGTGCAGTGTTCTCCCGAGCTGCGCTTCTTTTTATGCTCCATGTACGCGCCCGTATGCACGGTGCTCGACCAAGCCATTCCTCCGTGCCGCTCCCTGTGCGAGCGCGCCCGCCAAGGCTGCGAGGCTCTCATGAACAAGTTCGGCTTCCAGTGGCCTGAGCGGCTGCGTTGCGAGAACTTCCCGGTGCACGGCGCCGGCGAGATCTGCGTGGGCCAGAACACGTCTGACGGCTCCGGGGGCGCGGGCGGCAGTCCCACCGCCTACCCTACTGCTCCCTACCTGCCAGACCCGCCTTTCACTGCCATGCCCCCCTCAGATGGCAGAGGCCGGTGGTCTTTCCCCTTCTCGTGCCCGCGCCAGCTCAAAGTGCCCCCCTACCTGGGCTACCGCTTCCTAGGTGAGCGCGATTGCGGTGCCCCGTGTGAGCCCGGCCGTGCTAACGGCCTTATGTACTTTAAAGAGGAGGAGAGGCGTTTCGCCCGCCTCTGGGTGGGTGTGTGGTCGGTGCTGTGCTGCGCCTCGACGCTCTTCACGGTGCTCACCTACCTAGTGGACATGCGGCGCTTCAGCTACCCAGAGCGACCCATCATCTTCCTCTCGGGCTGCTACTTCATGGTGGCCGTGGCGCACGTGGCGGGCTTCCTGCTGGAGGACCGTGCCGTGTGCGTGGAGCGCTTCTCGGACGATGGCTACCGCACGGTGGCGCAGGGCACCAAGAAGGAGGGCTGCACCATCCTCTTCATGGTGCTTTACTTCTTCGGCATGGCCAGCTCCATCTGGTGGGTCATTCTGTCCCTCACTTGGTTCCTGGCAGCTGGCATGAAGTGGGGCCACGAGGCCATCGAGGCTAACTCGCAGTACTTTCATCTGGCCGCATGGGCTGTGCCGGCAGTCAAGACAATCACCATCTTGGCCATGGGCCAGGTGGACGGGGACCTTCTCAGTGGAGTGTGCTACGTGGGCCTGTCTAGTGTGGATGCGCTGCGGGGCTTCGTGCTTGCGCCCCTCTTCGTCTACCTCTTCATCGGTACGTCCTTCCTCCTGGCCGGCTTTGTGTCTCTCTTCCGCATTCGCACCATCATGAAGCACGACGGCACCAAGACCGAGAAACTGGAGAAGCTCATGGTGCGCATCGGCGTCTTCAGCGTGCTCTACACGGTGCCGGCCACCATCGTGCTGGCCTGCTACTTTTACGAGCAGGCCTTCCGCGAGCACTGGGAGCGCACCTGGCTCCTACAGACCTGCAAGAGCTACGCTGTGCCCTGCCCTCCGGGTCACTTCCCGCCCATGAGCCCCGACTTCACAGTCTTCATGATCAAGTACCTGATGACCATGATCGTGGGCATCACTACCGGCTTCTGGATCTGGTCTGGCAAGACCCTGCAGTCATGGCGTCGTTTCTACCACAGACTCAGCCACAGCAGCAAGGGGGAGACTGCGGTATGA